Genomic DNA from Ruminococcus sp. OA3:
GTGATCATACAGACGCGTTTCTATCTGCATTCTCTTTATGGTATTGTGTTCGCAAACAAAATCAAAGCCAAAAGTATTGTGCTGGACCATGGAACCAGCCATATGACGGTAGGAAACAGACTCGCGGATACCGTGGGAGCATGGTTTGAACATGCACTGACTGCGGTTGAGCGTGTGGGCTGCCATGACTTCTACGGGGTATCCAGGGCATGCTGCCGATGGCTTGCACATTTTCATATCAGGGCGAAGGGCACACTTTACAATGCGGTGGATGCGGCGGGGATTGAACAGATTCTGAATCACCCGGTAAAAGATTACAGGACCGAATACGGGCTGCAGCCGGAGGACATCGTAGTGACTTATACGGGACGGCTGGTGAGGGAGAAGGGAATTTTGAATCTCATGAAAGCAGTGGAGGATATTCCCCGGGAAAAAAGGGTATTCCTGATGATCGCGGGTGACGGGGATGAGTGGGACGCAGTCTGTGCGGGGAAGAGTGAACGGATTCTGCCACTTGGCAGGCTGTCTTTTGAAGAAGTGGTCTCACTGCTGGGACAGACGGACATCTATTGCCTTCCGACGGATTATCCGGAAGGGTTCCCGACCTCGGTGCTGGAGGCGGCAGCGGCGGGGTGCTATGTGATTACGACGCCCCGCGGTGGTTCTCAGGAATTGATTCTCGACAAAGGCTATGGTATGATAATGCGTGACAATCGCCCGGAGACGATCAGAAATTCACTGTTGTCTGTTCTGGACGACAGTGAAGGGCGTAAAATAGCCGCGAAAAGAGCAAAAGAGCGTCTGCTGAAGAACTTCACCTGGGAGAGGACAGCAGACCAGATCCATCACTTAGGACTATGACGGGAGATACCCATGAAGAAACTGATTATTATTCCGGCTTATAATGAAAGTGCCAGCATAGAGAAGACGGTGCTGGAAATCAAGCGGTATGCGCCGGAATTTGACTATATTATTGTTAATGACTGTTCCACGGATCATACGGAGGAGATCTGCAGAAGACAGGGATTTCCTGTGATTAGTCTTCCGGTGAATCTGGGAATCGGAGGGGCTGTGCAGACGGGGTACCGCTATGCACTGGAAAAAGGATACGATATGGCAGTCCAGGTCGACGGCGACGGACAGCATGACCCGGCGTTTTTAAATAAAATGGCAGATCATCTGGAACAGCATGATCTGGATATGGTGATTGGATCCCGCTTCATTGAAAAAAAAGGTTTTCAGTCATCCGGGATGCGCAGGATTGGGATCCACTACTTTACACAGCTGATCCGTCTTCTGACGGGAAAAATCATTACAGATCCTACTTCCGGACTTCGGATGGCCGGCCGTTCGGTGATAAAGATGTTCGCATATAACTATCCTGTGGACTATCCGGAGCCGGAAAGTGTGACGTTCGCACTGCGCCATGGAAAAAAAGTGGAGGAGATACCGGTTGTCATGAGAGAGAGGAGTGGTGGTGTGTCTTCTATTTCCATGACAAAGTCCGTATATTATATGATAAAGGTGACAATGGCGATCATCATTGAGTGTATCCGAAAGGAGGAGACAGATGAATATTAAGACGCAGATTCTGGTGGTTGCGGCTGCCCTTGTGGCTTTAATTGTGCTGGTGAATATGATTCGGAACAATAAGCTGGAACTAAAGTATGCAATGTCCTGGTTCGTGCTTGGTATCGGTGTACTGCTGTTCGGATGTTTCCCATCGCTGACTGCCTGGCTTGCCGGTGTGCTTGGAATTGGAACACCGGTCAATATGCTGTTTTTTGCGGGGTTCTGCTTTGCTCTGGTCGTGATATTTTCTCTGACGATGGCGGTGTCCAGACTGTCAAATAAAGTGAAGAAGCTTGCACAGGAACTGGCACTTTTACAGAAGGAACGGGAAGAACAAGGGGCGTGTGATGAAAATGAAGAGACTCAGGAATAAATATATCTGTATTGCGGCTGTGATTTTTGTGATCCTGGCTGCCGGTGTCCTGGGAGAGATATTCTACAACCTGCCCGTTAAAAAACAGGCAGATTACCAGTATCTTGGGACGGAGCAGATAAAAGCGAACGGTTTTAAACTGACAGACGGGGTTTATGTCAGTGAACGCCCGGGTGCAAGCCTGACACTGTCTTTTGAGGAACAGTATGTTGACAAGCTGTATTATGAGTTTGATTATGAAGGCCAGCTGCATGCGACGATACTTGTGGGAGATTATCAGGAGGAGGATTCTTCAAAAAGCAGAAAAATAGCCGACGATAATAATCACATGTTTGTGTCTTCTACAGTAAATATCCGAAATACCGCGGACCAGATTACGATACGTATGCCGGAGGAGGCCAAACACGTCAATATCCGTGCTGTTGCCATCAACAACACAGAGAACTACTCTGCCGGGCGGTTTTTATTTCACTGCGCGGCGGCGGGACTGGTGCTGCTGGTTCTGTTCCTGCTGTATGGTGAGAAGAAGCTGAAACCGGAGCGCATCTTTCTGACAGTCAGCCTGTGCGTGGGAAGTCTGATGATCCTGCTGCTGCCGGTGCACAAAGTAGGACTTGATGAAGAGATTCATTTTGGAAGGGCCTATTATCTGTTTGATACTCTGCTGGGACGGGATACCATAACAGTGACGCCAGCCATGAATGACCTGATTCAGACAAGTATGAATAACTGGCCGTACAGCATCCCGCAGTCGGAGGAGGAGTACAAACAGGAGGAAGCATTCTGGAACGACAGTCTGTCCTGGGACTCCCAGAAGCCCTCAGATGAAGACCAGCAGAATAATTATGGATTCCAGATGTACTCTTTCAGTTATCTGCCGCAGGCATTGATGATAAAGGCTGGGCAGCTCCTGCATCTGGACTTTACATCAATCTATAAACTGGGAAGGCTTGGGAATCTGATCCTGTACTGTGTGGTCATGTTCCTGGCGATCCGACGCATACCGTTTGGCAAGCGTATCATGCTGGTGCTCGCACTGATGCCGACGGCAATGTTTTCTGCAGTGACCTATACGTATGATGCGACAGTGACAGCATTTACCTTCCTGGGAATCGCATATCTGCTGCCGGAGCTTGTTGACAAGGACAGGCATGTATCATACAGGAACTGTGCGGTCTTTACGGCGGCATTTGTTATCGCAAGTCTTCCCAAGCCAGTCTATATACCGATGATCGCTCTGGCGCTTTTTATCCCGGCTGCAAGATTTAAGTCAGCGAAAGAGTGCAGGATGTTCAGAGGGTTTATCCTGCTCGCATTTTTGCTGGTACTCTCAACGTTCGCACTGCCTCCGCTTTTAAACCCTCATCAGGCAGGAGATGCCAGGGGCGGGGATACCAGTGTGGGACAGCAGCTGCGGTATGTATTTGCGCACCCTTTCATCTATGCGAAACTGCTGTTTAAAAGTCTTTGGGAGAAATTTTTTTCCTTTACGTTCGGGTACCGGGGACTTGGACAGATGGGGCACCTGGCGGGCGATCAGAGCATGGTGACGACGGCGCTGCTGGCAGCCGGCGTGACTATCACCGATGTGCGCGGACGCGAAAAAACGGATTTGAGCGTAATCCAGAAGACAGCCGCCGCAGTCCTGGCATTTGTGACGATCTGTCTCGTCTGGTCAGCTCTTTATCTCAGCTTTACTCCAGTCGGTGCAGACATTATACGGGGAGTGCAGGGTAGATACTATCTGCCGGTGACGATGATGTTTCTGCTTGCTTTTCGAACCAGGCTTATCAGAAACACCCTGCCGGAACGTATTGACACTGCGATACTGACGGGTGCAAGTGCACTGCTGCTGATGGCAACGGTATACAGTGCGGTTGTGGTAAATACGTTTTAGAAATTACAGGGACGGCTCTTGGGCTTGCCGGTCAAATAGCTGTAGGTTTGTCAAACATATGTTACAGTGACATCAGATAATTATCCAGTACCTGTTTTGGGGTTTTCCATCCAAGTGGGCGCATAGGAAAGTTATTATAATCTCTGCGGTTATAGAGTTTTAACTGTTTGCTGAAGTCTTCAAAAGAGTAAAAACTGTGGACAGCATAGAAACGCTCATTGTCTTTCCTGTGGCTTCGCTCCACTTTGCCATTATGCCTTGGAGTAAATGGACGTATCAGCTTGTGCCTGATGCCGTATTCCTTAAGCCGGACTTGAAAGATGGTAGGTTTATCCGAACCGCCGTAAGAGCTGAAGCGTTTGGTAAATTCCTGACCATTATCAGTCTGGACACATTCGACAGGGCAGGGAAACGCTTTGATAAGATGCTCAAGGAACAAGGCAGCGGAATAGGAGCTGTGTTCTTCAAATGCTTCCACAAACCGCCATCTGGAGTACTCATCAATGGCGGTGTACTGATAAAACCGTTGGTCTTTGGCTTCATTCATGAGGCAGGCAGAAGGGACAAATTTCACGTCAATCTGAATCCGCTGTCCGGGATAGGCCATCTGCTCATAAGGCTTAGGGATGTACTTGGGATTAGGAGGATGAACAGCCATAATCCCCTGTTTTCTAAGGAAACGGTAAAGCCCGGGAATAGAACGGGAATAACCGCGCTGCATAAGTTTTACCCAAAGGATGACTAAACCAGCCTCAGGATTACGTCTGCGCATATCGGTAATCATTTTGATCTCCTGAGGCGTATGCTGATTAGGATGGCTGTGTGGGCGTCTGGAGCGTTCACGGAGGGACTCCATAGAGCCGTCAAAGCGACGTTTCCAGCGATAGATATACTGCCGATTGGTTTTATATTTAACGGCAGCTTTGGTAACGCCATACTTCTCAGCGTAACGGATCAGGGATAGACGGTATCTCATATCTTGTGTTATACTAGCCATAGCAGGGAACTCCTTTGTTTATGTTGTGGTTGTGGTGACTAAAATATAACACAAAGGAGAGATCCCTGCATTTTAATTATTCAGTTGTAACATATGTATTGTAATCCTACACTCTTGGGCTTGCCGGTCAAATAGCCGCCTTGAATAATAACAGTTAAGATGGTATACTGTAGACAGTAAACAGCAAAAAACCAACACGGAGGAAAAACCAATGAGAACTTACCTCGTAACCGGAGGTGCCGGTTTTATAGGTTCTAACTATATTCACTATATGTTTAAAAAGTACGGTGATGAAATCCGTATCATCAATGTGGACAAACTTACCTATGCAGGTAACCCTGAGAATCTCAAAGATATTGAAGACAGAGAGAATTATACGTTTGTGAGGGCGGATATCTGTGACAGCGATGCGATTCAGTCGATATTTGACGAAAATGACATTGACAGAGTCGTACATTTTGCAGCGGAGAGTCATGTGGACCGAAGCATCCGCAATCCGGAGGTTTTTGTAAAGACGAATGTACTGGGAACGCTGGTGATGCTGAACGCGGCAAAAGCGGCCTGGGAACTTCCTGACGGCAGCTTTAAAGAGGGAAAAAAATTTCTCCATGTATCGACAGATGAGGTATACGGATCCCTGGAACATGAAGGGGAGTACTTCTACGAGACGACACCGTACGATCCGCACAGCCCGTACTCGGCGAGCAAGGCATCTTCCGATATGCTGGTGAAATCTTATATGGATACGTACAGATTCCCCGCAAATATCACGAACTGCAGCAACAATTACGGACCGTATCAGTTTCCGGAAAAGCTGATCCCGCTGATCATCAACAATGCGCTTCAGGGAAAGAAGCTTCCGGTATACGGTGATGGAAAAAATGTGCGTGACTGGCTGTATGTCGAAGACCACGCTAAGGGAATTGACATGGTACAGGAAAAGGGAAGACTTTTCGAGACATACAACATTGGCGGACATAACGAAAAACAGAATATTCAGATCATTCATATCATTCTGGACACCCTGCAGAAGATGCTGCCGGAAGGGGATCCGAGAAAAAAACTCGTCAGCGAAGATCTCATCACTTACGTGACGGACAGAAAAGGACATGACCGGCGCTATGCCATCGCTCCCGATAAGATCAAAGAGGAGATCGGCTGGTACCCTGAGACCATGTTTGAAGAGGGAATCAAACTGACCATTCAATGGTATTTTGAGCACGAAGACTGGATGAAAAATGTAACGAGCGGTGATTACCAGAAATATTATAACGACATGTATCAGTAATCAATGGAAGAAGGATTATCACGCGCAGGCGGGATAAGCCTTCTTTCTTATGCGATGGGAGGACAACAAATGAAAGGTATTATTTTAGCAGGCGGCTCCGGTACGAGGCTGTATCCGCTGACGAAAGCGATTTCCAAACAGATCATGCCGGTCTATGACAAACCGATGATCTATTATCCGCTGTCAACGCTGATGCTGGCGGGAATCCGCGATATCCTGATCATCTCGACGCCGAGAGACCTTCCTGTCTTTGAAGAATTGTTTGGGACGGGAGAGCAGCTGGGGCTTCGGATGAATTATGCCGTACAGGAATATCCGAGGGGACTGGCGGATGCGTTTATCATCGGAGAAGATTTTATCGGAGATGATCATGTGGCCCTCGTACTCGGAGATAACATTTTCTACGGACAGAGTTTCCAGAAGGTATTAAAAGCTGCAGCCGGGAGAAAATCGGGGGCGACCATATTCGGATACTATGTACGTGACCCGAGAGAGTATGGAGTTGTGGAATTTGACGGGGAAGGCAGGGCGCTGTCGATCGAAGAAAAGCCGGAACACCCGAAATCCAATTACGCCGTACCGGGATTGTATTTCTATGACAATGATGTCGTAGATATCGCGAAAAATGTAAAGCCGTCCGCCCGCGGGGAGATTGAGATCACGAGCGTGAATAATGAATACCTGCAGAGGGGAACGCTCCATGTAGAGACCCTTGGCCGGGGATTTGCATGGCTGGATACCGGAAGCCATGACATGCTGTTAGACGCTGCCGACTTTGTGGCTGCGTTTCAGAAACGACAGGGGCTTTATATCTCCTGCATCGAAGAGATCGCATACAAAAAAGGGTTTATCACAAAAGAACAGCTGGTGGAACTGGCACAGCCGCTTCTCAAAACGGCTTACGGACAGTATCTGCTGGAGATTGCTGAAGGATTATAAGAAAGAGAGAATATGATCATGGGAAAGATTACAGTTGAAACATGCGAGATAGAAGGATTAAAGGTGATCACGCCCGCTGTGTTTGGTGACGAGCGCGGGTACTTTATGGAGACTTACAACTATAAGGATTACAAGGCTGCAGGCATCGATATGGAATTTGTACAGGACAATCAGTCCAGTTCCAAAAAGGGCGTGCTCAGAGGACTGCATTTTCAGATTCATTATCCTCAGGACAAGCTGGTGCGTGTGGTCAGCGGGGAAGTGTTTGACGTCGCTGTCGATCTCCGTCCGGGCTCAGAGACATACGGAAAATGGTTCGGCGTGGTTCTGTCAGCGGAGAACAAAAAACAGTTCTTTATTCCGAAAAATTTTGCACACGGGTTTGTTGTGCTCTCAGATTCTGCCGAGTTTGCATACAAGTGCACCGATTTCTACCATCCAAACGATGAGGGAGGTCTGGCTTATAATGATCCGGAGATCGGAATTGAATGGCCGATTCCTTCAGGGATGGAACTGACAATTTCTGAAAAAGACCAGAACTGGGGAAGTTTTCAGGAATATACGAAGAAGCGTCAGGGATAAGAGGGACATATGCTGAAAAAAATGTTTTCGCTTCCAGTGGAGCTGTATCAGAACCGAAGACTGATCCTCTCGCTGGCTAAAAATGATTTTAAAACGAAATATGCCGGCTCTTATCTCGGCATTATCTGGGCATTCATTCAGCCGATCGTCACAGTGCTTGTGTACTGGTTCGTCTTTGGGCTTGCACTGCGGGCCGGAGGAGAACGTTCCGTACCGTTTGTCCTTTGGCTGGTGGCTGGTCTGGTACCGTGGTTTTTTGTACAGGACAGCCTGGTAAACGGGACAAATGCGCTGATCGAATATAATTACCTGGTCAAAAAAGTGGTGTTCAAAATCAGTATACTTCCCATGGTAAAAGTGATTTCGGCATTGTTTGTTCATCTTTTTTTCATTGTAGTTGTGCTGGTTATCTATGCGGTTTACGGATATTTTCCGGATCTGTATGTGTTACAGCTGATTTATTACAGTTTCAGTGCCTTTATGCTGGTGCTTGGGATTTCTTATCTGACGAGTGCGGTTGTAGTTTTCTTCCGCGACTTATCTCAGATTATCAATATTTTCCTGCAGGTGGGTGTTTGGCTGACTCCGATCATGTGGAACTTCAAGGATCTGGGGCTGGAAGCCGGAGGTACAATTGCAACGATTCTGAAGCTGAATCCAGTCTATTATATTGTTACAGGATACCGTGATGCCCTGATCGATAAAATTGCCTTCTGGGAGCATCCAGGTCTTACAGCGTATTTCTGGATTGTGACGGCAGTTATTTTCATAATCGGCGCAGGCCTGTTCAAAAAAATGAAAGTCCATTTTGCGGACGTTCTATAATCGAGGTTAAAAGATGAGTGAAATAGCAATCAGTGTCGGACACTTGAGTAAAGTTTATAAATTATATAATAAACCGTCGGATCGTCTGAAAGAGACGCTGGGAATGAAGGTATCGGCGAAGGAACATTATGCGCTGCGGGATGTCAGTTTTACGGTGAACAAAGGCGAGACCGTCGGTATTATCGGTACGAACGGATCCGGAAAGTCAACGATTTTGAAAATTATAACGGGCGTTCTGAATCCATCAGGAGGGGAGGTCAGTGTAAACGGCAGGATCTCAGCACTTCTGGAACTGGGGGCAGGATTCAACATGGAATATACCGGTCTGGAAAATATTTATCTGAATGGAACCATGATCGGTTTTTCAAGAGAAGAAATCGATCAGAAGATGGACGCAATCTTAAGTTTTGCCGATATCGGAGACTTTATCCATCAGCCGGTCAAGACGTATTCGAGCGGTATGTTTGTCCGTCTGGCATTCGCAGTTGCGATCAATATTGAGCCGGAAATCCTGATCGTCGACGAGGCTCTTTCTGTCGGAGACGTATTTTTTCAGGCGAAATGTTATAGAAAATTCGAAGATTTTAAAAAGATGGGGAAGACCATCTTATTTGTCAGCCATGACCTGGGAAGTATCAGTAAATACTGTGACCGTGTCGTGCTGCTAAACCGAGGGGAAAAGCTGGACGAAGGACAGCCCAAGCCGATGGTCGACCTGTACAAGAAGCTGCTGGTCCATCAGGAGGAGGAAGCCCAGGAGAAAGCGATGGATGCCGGAGAGCAGGCTATGGCTGCACAGGGGGTGGATATACAGCCTGAGGGTGGATTCTGGAAAGATGCGCTGGTTACAAATCCGCAGGTGCTGGAGTATGGAGAGAAGCGTGCGGAGGTCATTGATTTTGCACTGCTTGATGATTCCGGTAAGCTCACGAACACCGTCGAGAAGGGAACGGAGTTTACCATCAAAATGAAGGTGGCTTTTCATGAGACGGTGGAAGATCCCATCTTTGCGTATACGCTGAAGGATCTCAAAGGTACGGAGATTACGGGAACGAATACGATGTTTGAGAAGGTCAGCATCGATACACAGCATGAGGGAGATGTGCGGGAGGCCTCATTTACCCAGAAGATGGATCTTCAGGGAGGAGAATATCTGATTTCCTTCGGGTGCACAGGCTACAGGGACGGTGAGTTTCATGTCTACCACAGGCTCTACGATGCCTGCAATATCACAGTGGTATCTGTAAAAAATACGGTGGGATTCTATGATATGAATTCTGAAGTATCTGTAAAATAGAGGGTCAATATGCAGGAGATAATTGGAAATATTACGTTGGATTATGAATACTATCCGGGAAAAGATCTTTACAGTGACGGAAAGATTGAGGATGAACTGTTGAGTATTGCGATGAAATACCGTGAAGAAGAGTACAATCAGGTGATTGCCAGAAAGAAGAGCTGGCCGGTGATGTATCACTTTTCCCATATCCGTCAGAATATCGTGGAATGGATACCCATGACGAAGGAAGAACGTGTGCTGGAGATCGGTTCCGGATGTGGTGCGGTCACAGGTGCCCTTGCCAAAAAGGCCGGGTATGTCAACTGTGTTGAGCTTTCAAAAAAACGCAGTTATATCAATGCCTACCGTAATCAGCAATATTCAAATATTAAAATAGATGTGGGGAATTTTCAGGACATCGAACAGCACATGCAGGAGACTTACGACTATATCACGCTGATTGGTGTGTTCGAGTATTCACAGGGCTACATAGGCGGCAGCACGCCTTATATTGATATGCTGAAAAAAATAAAGAAGCATCTGAAACCGGGCGGAAAGATCATTTTGGCAATCGAAAACCGCCTTGGGCTGAAGTACTGGGCCGGATGCACGGAGGACCACGCGGGTTTGTGCTTTGAGGGGATTGAGGGATATCCGAATACGGATGGTGTCCGTACATTTTCCAGAAAAGAGCTGGAATGTGTGATCAGCCGGGCCGGAGGATTTCAGACGGAATTCTATTACCCGTACCCGGATTATAAATTTCCGATGACGATTTATTCTGATGAATATCTTCCGTCTGTTGGGGAGCTGAACAGCAACATCTGCAATTTTGACAGAGAGCGCCTGCAGCTGTTTGACGAGACGAAAGTATATGATACGCTGCTGGACAGCGAGTTGTTTCCGGTATTTTCGAATTCATTTCTGGTGATACTGACCCAGCATTAAATCCTGACGGAAAGGAAAATACGTCCATGAAAAAGATTATCTATACTAAGTACTCCAATGAGCGGTCGGCGCCGTATGCGATCCGCACGGATATCGTAAAGGACGAGACGGGTATGCGTACGGTGAGGAAAACACCGTGTTATCCTGACGGGAGGCAGCACATAGGGAATATCAGCCGGTTTTATACAGCGTTATCCAGACAGTATGAAAACACTCCGATCAGGATGAACGCCTGCCGGGTATGTGATGATGGCGTGGAACTTGATTATTTAGAGGGAGTCACCCTGGAGGAGCAGATTGACACACTGATCGCCGGACAGAATTATGACGGTGCCAGAGAGCAGCTGATGTCCTATCTGCACACGGTAAAGAACTGTGGAGAGCAGTCTGAATTTCAGATGACAGAAGAGTTCTGCCGTGTATTTGGTAATATCAGTCTTCCCAGGGGGCTGAAGTCACTTGCAGTGACTGATATTGACATGGTGCTTGCCAACGTACTGGTGAGTGAGGGATGGAATCTGATTGACTATGAGTGGACATTTGAGTTTCCGGTTCCACTCTCATTTGTGTTATTTCGGATCATTCATTATTATACGCAGACGAGCGATAAGAGGAGCTGTGTCCGGGAATGGAATCTGTCCCGGGAGATGGGTATTACGGAGGAAGAGACTGCTCAGTACCTGCAGATGGAAAAGCATTTCCAGGATTATATTCAGGGGAACCATGTTCCTGTGCGGGAGATGTATGATGACATTTCTCCCGGGGTACTCTCAGTGTATCAGCTTGCAGAGCGGGAACATAAAAAGAAGCGCGATGAACAGTTGCAGGTATTCTATTCTGACGGCGGTGAGTTCTCCGAAGGGCAGTCTTTGTATTACCCGATGCCGCAGGGACGGATACGTATCTGTCTCACATTTCCCGGGCATATCAAAAAGATCCGTCTGGATCCGTGTTCTTACGCAGGCGTGCTGACAATCAGCCAGCTGGAGTATATCGGGGGCGATCAGAAGAAATGTTCTTTTATCACGAACGGATTTGAGCTGGATGAGCAGCAGGTTATATTTGATACCATGGATCCACAGATACTGATCATGGAGATCCCGGATGGAGCCACCGCTCTGATGGTCGATTTCATCATGGATACGGCTACACAGGAGATCGCAGGCTTTCTGCATCGTATGCAGGAGGTGCCAAAACGGCAGAAAGAAGAAATAGCCAGGCTTTCAGAGGAGCTTATGCAGCGTGAACGGCTGATCAGCGAGATGGAACATACGAAAGTCTGGAGGGCATACCGGAAACTGAAAAAGATGACCGGAAAGGATAAGTAACTGATGGATAAGCTATACTGGAGTGTTGATTTTGAAGAAATACACTGTGAGGACGGGATACAATATGTGATCGGGGGCTGGGCATCCGGCCCGGACGGGCGGATGGTCAGCCATGAATTTCTGGCTGACGGGACAGCGTATCCCGTCCGGCTGGAGATCGAAGAGAGACCGGATGTACAGCAGGCGATTCCGGATGTCACAAAAAGGACGGATATCGGGTTCCGTCTGACGGTGGAAGACGCCGAGACACTCTGGAACAACCATAAAACGGCGGTTTTGTACCTCTCGGACGGACACACACGGGTGAAAGCTCTTGAGAAGACTACAGATGAGATACGCAGGCTGTATCATGATGTCACGATCACGTACAAAATCGACATTGTGGAACAGACGGAGGGACTGATGACGATACAGGGGTGGGTTCTCGGAAGGTTTCATGACGAGCAGATACGCCTTCGTGATGAGCGGGGAAGAGAAATCCCGCATGAGATGATGCGTATCATCCG
This window encodes:
- a CDS encoding class I SAM-dependent methyltransferase; translated protein: MQEIIGNITLDYEYYPGKDLYSDGKIEDELLSIAMKYREEEYNQVIARKKSWPVMYHFSHIRQNIVEWIPMTKEERVLEIGSGCGAVTGALAKKAGYVNCVELSKKRSYINAYRNQQYSNIKIDVGNFQDIEQHMQETYDYITLIGVFEYSQGYIGGSTPYIDMLKKIKKHLKPGGKIILAIENRLGLKYWAGCTEDHAGLCFEGIEGYPNTDGVRTFSRKELECVISRAGGFQTEFYYPYPDYKFPMTIYSDEYLPSVGELNSNICNFDRERLQLFDETKVYDTLLDSELFPVFSNSFLVILTQH
- a CDS encoding ABC transporter ATP-binding protein, whose amino-acid sequence is MSEIAISVGHLSKVYKLYNKPSDRLKETLGMKVSAKEHYALRDVSFTVNKGETVGIIGTNGSGKSTILKIITGVLNPSGGEVSVNGRISALLELGAGFNMEYTGLENIYLNGTMIGFSREEIDQKMDAILSFADIGDFIHQPVKTYSSGMFVRLAFAVAINIEPEILIVDEALSVGDVFFQAKCYRKFEDFKKMGKTILFVSHDLGSISKYCDRVVLLNRGEKLDEGQPKPMVDLYKKLLVHQEEEAQEKAMDAGEQAMAAQGVDIQPEGGFWKDALVTNPQVLEYGEKRAEVIDFALLDDSGKLTNTVEKGTEFTIKMKVAFHETVEDPIFAYTLKDLKGTEITGTNTMFEKVSIDTQHEGDVREASFTQKMDLQGGEYLISFGCTGYRDGEFHVYHRLYDACNITVVSVKNTVGFYDMNSEVSVK